GGCTCGACCAGGCTGGCGGCGAGTGGATTCTGGCTGGTCGGATGCATAAAGAGCGGCGACAGCTGTGGTGGTGCCAGGGGCGGGGGAGCCAGGTTGCGCAGTGAGCGAGTCCGTGACTTCACTGCCGTTTCGGCGCGGAGGAGCTCCGTGCAAGAATCACAGGACTCCTGTGTCAGGACGCAGGGGCGCGGCTCCTGGCATGAAGCGGTGCAACAGGAGACGCTCTTTGCCCCATCCTTCAGGCATTCTTTTCCGTCGGCAAGGCACAGCACGGCGCCAACAGCACTGCCGAATCCGACCAGAAGGTAGAAGAGCAGGCTGAGACAGACCAGGGTGCGATGTAGTGTCCGTTTGATGGGCAAAGGCTCCTCCAGGGTTGCAACAACAGAGGGCATTTTAAAGCAGTCCCGGATTTTTTCGCAACAGGAATCGGGTGGACAGGCGTTAGACGAGGGAAACATCGGGCGGGAGATGGGCCGGCACGGGGAGTTTCCGTGCCGGCCCGGTCAGGTTCATTAGAAGGAAATATTCAGTTCAGTTGGGGCCTCGGTGGTGATGTTGACATCAAAAGTCTGATCGGCAGCAACCGGCTGGGATTCTGCGTCAAAAAGCGAGGCGACCAGCTGGTAAGTGCCGACGGGCAGATCGATAGAATAGGGACCATCTTCAATCTGCACGGTCGCTAGTTCCACCATGTCGCTGCAAGGGGCCGGCGCTATCTGCTGGACACTGAGTACGACATACTGTCCCTCTACCGGGGCGGCGACCGTCACCGTGCCGGACAGGGTGTTGTAGGCCGTAGCTGCCAGTTGAAAGTTGACCCCTGCGCGCTTCTCGTCGGCAGCAAGGCTGATGGTTTCGCAGGCCGGGGCATAGCCCTCTTTGTAAGCTAGGATTCGGTAGTCACTGGGTGTCAGGAAGAGGGCATAGTGTCCCGCTTCTTCTTCAATGGTATCCTCATTTTCGTCACAGCTCAGGGTTGCGGCCAGCGTCACAGCCGAATCAATGGCATGAGCGCTGACTCGGGTGCCGGGCAGGGGCACTTCCGTGTCTATCTCGACGACTCGCCCCTGCACCATGGCAGCACTGGCAACGACCTTGATGGTCGGTTTGAGCAGGTACTTGTAATTGTCCTTGCTGGGATTGCCAGCCAGAACGACGGAGCGGGCCGCGTCGAAATCGAGGATCAGTTGGGTTTCCTCATTGGAAGCGATGGTGAAGGTGTTCACCAGTTTGATGCCGCTCTGCAAACCGCTGGGGACTTTCAGCTCGTGAATCTCGTCACCCTGGGTAATGACATAGTTGCCCAACTCGCCGTGGGTTTGGCCCAGCAGATTTAGCCCGTCATCGGGCGTAGCCGCCAGAATCAGGCGCAGCTGAGTGTAGTTGCCAGGGGCCAGCTCCTCTTCTCCCAGCGTTTCCTGCACGCCGTTGATCAGCTCGAGCAGATTGTAGGTCTTCTGGGGGGTGGCCACGGTGGTCCAGTCGCCACCTTCAGGATGGACGTCGACCCGGTCAATGGTGACATAGATGGCCTTGAAGTCCGGGGTGGTGGCATCGACCATCTGCAGCGACAG
The sequence above is a segment of the Desulfuromonas sp. KJ2020 genome. Coding sequences within it:
- a CDS encoding DUF4382 domain-containing protein: MKMNNVKLFLAIFLSIGLLALAACGGSSSSGTAAPGTLSLQMVDATTPDFKAIYVTIDRVDVHPEGGDWTTVATPQKTYNLLELINGVQETLGEEELAPGNYTQLRLILAATPDDGLNLLGQTHGELGNYVITQGDEIHELKVPSGLQSGIKLVNTFTIASNEETQLILDFDAARSVVLAGNPSKDNYKYLLKPTIKVVASAAMVQGRVVEIDTEVPLPGTRVSAHAIDSAVTLAATLSCDENEDTIEEEAGHYALFLTPSDYRILAYKEGYAPACETISLAADEKRAGVNFQLAATAYNTLSGTVTVAAPVEGQYVVLSVQQIAPAPCSDMVELATVQIEDGPYSIDLPVGTYQLVASLFDAESQPVAADQTFDVNITTEAPTELNISF